From the genome of Vicia villosa cultivar HV-30 ecotype Madison, WI linkage group LG2, Vvil1.0, whole genome shotgun sequence, one region includes:
- the LOC131652799 gene encoding AAA-ATPase ASD, mitochondrial-like yields the protein MGMGIGEIWSQVGSIMASIMFVSAMYERFFPQHLRGYFLKYTGKFSTLFYPYIQIKFHELSGEKLKHNETYQTIQTYLSSNSSKGARKLKAEVVIDSQTPLVLSMDDNEEIVDEFNGIKVWWSANHTTSKSQAFSYYPVSDEKRFLTLTFHKRNRDVITTSYIQHVLEEGKVITMKNRQLKIYTNNPSNNWWGSRTSKWSHAIFEHPARFETLAMEPEKKEEIINDLVKFKRGKEYYAKVGKAWKRGYLLFGPPGTGKSTMISAIANFMNYDVYDLELTTIKDNNELKRLLIDTSSKSIIVIEDIDCSLDLTGQRKEKKEKDDDENAEKMDPVKKAEKEEQKKSKVTLSGLLNFIDGIWSACGSERIIIFTTNFVDKLDPALIRRGRMDKHIEMSYCGYEAFKVLARNYLDVESHDELFPVIGKLLGETNMTPADVAENLMPKSITQDSESCLKNLIQSLEIEKKKAEEEAKKKVEDEAEREKQELNKEKERVKDNEKSEEKEVKENGFTH from the coding sequence ATGGGAATGGGAATTGGTGAAATATGGTCACAAGTAGGTTCAATCATGGCTAGCATAATGTTTGTATCTGCCATGTATGAACGATTCTTCCCACAACATCTTCGTGGTTATTTTCTCAAATACACAGGCAAATTCTCAACCCTTTTCTATCCATATATACAAATCAAATTCCATGAACTATCCGGAGAGAAACTCAAACACAACGAGACTTACCAAACCATCCAAACATATCTCAGCTCAAATTCTTCCAAAGGTGCCAGAAAACTTAAAGCCGAAGTTGTCATAGATAGCCAAACCCCGCTTGTTCTAAGCATGGACGACAATGAAGAAATCGTCGACGAATTCAATGGAATCAAAGTTTGGTGGTCTGCAAATCACACCACTTCAAAATCACAAGCATTTTCTTACTATCCGGTTTCGGACGAGAAAAGATTCTTAACATTAACCTTTCATAAAAGAAACCGCGATGTTATAACTACGTCCTACATTCAACATGTGCTGGAAGAAGGAAAAGTGATTACAATGAAGAATAGACAGTTGAAGATTTACACCAACAATCCAAGCAACAATTGGTGGGGTTCTAGGACCTCGAAGTGGAGTCACGCTATTTTCGAGCACCCTGCGAGATTTGAAACACTTGCTATGGAGCCGGAGAAGAAAGAAGAGATCATAAACGATCTTGTGAAGTTTAAGAGAGGGAAAGAGTATTATGCGAAAGTTGGGAAAGCATGGAAGCGCGGTTATCTACTTTTCGGTCCACCAGGGACTGGAAAATCTACCATGATATCTGCTATTGCTAATTTCATGAACTATGATGTTTATGATCTTGAGTTAACAACTATTAAGGATAACAATGAGTTGAAGAGACTATTGATTGATACGTCGAGTAAATCAATTATAGTTATCGAAGATATTGATTGTTCCCTTGACCTCACCGGACAAAGGAAGGAGAAAAAGGAGAAAGATGATGATGAGAATGCGGAAAAAATGGATCCTGTAAAAAAGGCTGAGAAAGAAGAGCAAAAGAAAAGTAAGGTAACTTTATCTGGTTTGTTGAATTTTATAGATGGAATTTGGTCGGCGTGTGGATCGGAGAGGATCATAATATTTACGACGAATTTTGTGGATAAACTTGATCCTGCTCTGATTAGGAGAGGAAGGATGGATAAGCACATAGAGATGTCATATTGTGGATATGAAGCTTTCAAGGTGCTTGCAAGGAATTACTTAGATGTTGAATCTCATGATGAGTTGTTTCCGGTTATTGGAAAGTTGTTGGGAGAGACTAATATGACACCTGCTGATGTTGCTGAGAATTTGATGCCAAAGTCTATTACTCAAGATTCTGAGTCCTGTTTGAAGAATTTGATTCAATCTCTtgagattgaaaagaaaaaagcagAGGAGGAAGCAAAGAAAAAGGTTGAGGATGAGGCAGAGAGAGAAAAACAAGAATTGAATAAAGAGAAAGAGAGGGTTAAGGATAATGAAAAATCAGAGGAAAAAGAAGTGAAGGAGAATGGTTTCACTCATTAA